The Agromyces sp. LHK192 genome includes a window with the following:
- a CDS encoding aldo/keto reductase — MTAPEYALRDGNRIPALGLGTYGLNDAEGVEAILAAIDDGYRLLDTAANYGNEGAVGEAIARTTVDRSDLIITTKLPGRHHGADEALHGFEESRRRLGLEWVDLYLIHWPNPSVDRYVETWRSMITLREKGLVRSIGVSNFTAPMLERLERETGLMPVVNQVELHPYFPQGELRAFHDEHGIRTESWSPLAKRSELLDEPVIGELAAKHGVTPAQVVLRWHVELGSIPIPKSSNASRRQRNLDVFGFSLAPEEVEAVSALERGRLWGGDPDTHEEM; from the coding sequence ATGACCGCGCCCGAGTACGCCCTTCGTGACGGCAACCGGATCCCCGCCCTCGGACTGGGCACCTACGGGCTGAACGACGCGGAGGGCGTCGAGGCGATCCTCGCCGCGATCGACGACGGCTACCGCCTGCTCGACACCGCTGCGAACTACGGCAACGAGGGCGCCGTCGGCGAGGCGATCGCGCGCACGACGGTCGACCGGAGCGACCTCATCATCACGACGAAACTGCCCGGTCGCCACCACGGCGCCGACGAGGCGCTGCACGGGTTCGAGGAGTCGAGGCGTCGGCTCGGCCTCGAATGGGTCGACCTCTACCTGATCCACTGGCCGAACCCGAGCGTCGACCGCTACGTCGAGACCTGGCGGTCGATGATCACGCTCCGAGAGAAGGGCCTCGTCCGCTCGATCGGCGTCTCGAACTTCACGGCGCCCATGCTCGAGCGCCTCGAACGCGAGACCGGGCTGATGCCCGTCGTCAACCAGGTCGAGCTGCACCCGTACTTCCCGCAGGGCGAGCTGCGCGCCTTCCACGACGAGCACGGCATCCGCACCGAGAGCTGGAGCCCGCTGGCCAAGCGAAGCGAGCTGCTCGACGAGCCCGTCATCGGCGAGCTCGCCGCGAAGCACGGCGTGACCCCGGCTCAGGTGGTACTGCGCTGGCACGTCGAGCTCGGGTCGATCCCGATCCCGAAGTCATCGAACGCCTCGCGCCGGCAGCGCAACCTCGACGTGTTCGGGTTCTCCCTGGCGCCCGAGGAGGTCGAGGCGGTCTCGGCGCTCGAGCGCGGCCGGCTCTGGGGCGGCGACCCCGACACGCACGAGGAGATGTGA
- a CDS encoding cyclase family protein yields MTEYRAVFDADIAFVNGGGLKAEGFRLDLPGADATEGQIAELLVRHLGLALVASVALTNLTVVEEAHKGSRGVTAHDATRADASARGALVDLSHPIREGLVTYPGIPAPSITPHLTRAASRSHYAPGTEFQIDVIHLAGNTGTYLDSPFHRYEGGGDLASLDLDTLVGLPAEVFHLDDAAERGIPAAVFFDRDLAGAAVLLHTGWSRHFGTPEYGAGAPFLTGEGARHLVEAGVALVGIDSLNIDDTESGGERPAHSLLLHAGIHVVEHLTGLDRLPARGARFTAAPPRVEGFGTFPVRAFAELPPA; encoded by the coding sequence ATGACCGAGTACCGCGCCGTCTTCGACGCCGACATCGCCTTCGTGAACGGGGGAGGGCTGAAGGCCGAGGGCTTCCGCCTCGACCTACCCGGCGCCGACGCCACGGAGGGGCAGATCGCCGAACTGCTCGTGCGGCACCTCGGCCTCGCGCTCGTGGCATCCGTCGCGCTGACGAACCTCACCGTCGTCGAGGAGGCGCACAAGGGCTCGCGCGGCGTGACCGCGCACGACGCGACGCGAGCGGATGCCTCCGCGCGCGGCGCGCTCGTCGACCTGAGCCACCCGATCCGCGAGGGGCTCGTGACCTACCCGGGCATCCCGGCGCCGAGCATCACACCGCACCTGACGCGCGCGGCGTCGCGGAGCCACTACGCGCCGGGCACCGAGTTCCAGATCGACGTGATCCACCTCGCCGGCAACACGGGCACCTACCTCGACAGCCCGTTCCATCGCTACGAGGGCGGCGGCGACCTCGCCTCGCTCGACCTCGACACGCTCGTGGGCCTGCCGGCCGAGGTGTTCCACCTCGACGACGCCGCGGAGCGCGGCATCCCCGCCGCGGTGTTCTTCGACCGCGACCTCGCTGGTGCCGCCGTGCTGCTGCACACGGGGTGGAGCCGGCACTTCGGCACGCCCGAGTACGGTGCCGGCGCGCCGTTCCTCACCGGCGAAGGGGCTCGGCACCTCGTCGAGGCGGGCGTCGCCCTGGTCGGCATCGACTCGCTCAACATCGACGACACCGAGTCGGGTGGCGAGCGGCCGGCGCACTCGCTCCTGCTTCACGCGGGCATCCACGTCGTCGAGCACCTGACCGGGCTCGACCGCCTGCCGGCCCGCGGCGCGAGGTTCACGGCCGCTCCGCCGCGCGTCGAAGGCTTCGGCACGTTCCCCGTCCGGGCGTTCGCCGAGCTGCCGCCCGCCTGA
- a CDS encoding nitroreductase/quinone reductase family protein, with translation MDAHEGMDADAPENTDAPENTDAHEIDRRVVEQFRAGGDVDGMHRDRLVLLTTTGRRSGRARTTPVMFLPYEGDRLVVGSGDAAPADPAWIANLRSDPRVRVEAPDGAYDAVADVLTGRERDAAWASVVDRAPFFADQQAKVDRVIPVVRLRRA, from the coding sequence ATGGACGCGCACGAGGGTATGGACGCCGACGCGCCTGAGAACACCGACGCGCCTGAGAACACCGATGCGCACGAGATCGATCGACGCGTCGTCGAGCAGTTCCGCGCGGGCGGCGACGTCGACGGCATGCATCGCGACCGGCTCGTGCTCCTCACCACCACCGGGCGCCGCAGCGGGCGGGCGCGGACCACGCCCGTCATGTTCCTGCCGTACGAGGGCGACCGGCTCGTGGTGGGATCCGGCGACGCCGCCCCGGCGGACCCGGCATGGATCGCGAACCTGCGGTCCGACCCGCGGGTGCGCGTCGAGGCACCCGACGGCGCGTACGACGCGGTCGCCGACGTGCTCACCGGCCGCGAGCGCGACGCGGCGTGGGCGAGCGTCGTCGATCGTGCACCGTTCTTCGCCGACCAGCAGGCGAAGGTCGACCGGGTCATCCCCGTCGTCCGCCTCCGGCGCGCCTGA
- a CDS encoding APC family permease has protein sequence MTPRTNAAATTAATTAAAAQDAAGPAPTDAVGAPAPGGTLGLGQAIALYIASVLGSGILALSGLAAAAAGPASIIAVAAVLLLSIPLAGTFAALAARYPDAGGVATFVRRALGDTAARMTGYWFYFGVGVGYPVLAVLGGEYVVAVLGVDRAAVPFVGLAIAVLPFISNWFGLRVAGWVQFVLTGMLVAVVVFVVAVSFPAVDASNFQPFLPYGWAGVGTAISLFLWAFAGWEVGTHVAGEFRNPRKVIPLATGIAIVVVGVAYLALQVVTVGVLGTGAGDTPVPLLAIVQESAPGVGPVFVAIVAAIVTTGVANAYVPAFGKLGAALGRDGDLPRWFAKGAEPGAIPRRALAVTGLLAGVYFVLMLLNGLQLETFILIHTANMAAIYFAGMLAATLLLRRWSFGWWLAVVATVLTAGLLVLAGSHLVVPGLLAAVAVAVTVIRRLRLRGGRNARATRNRPERERTA, from the coding sequence GTGACCCCGAGAACGAACGCCGCCGCAACCACCGCCGCGACGACCGCCGCCGCCGCGCAGGATGCCGCGGGCCCGGCACCGACCGACGCCGTGGGCGCGCCGGCACCGGGCGGCACGCTCGGCCTCGGCCAGGCCATCGCCCTCTACATCGCGAGCGTGCTCGGCTCCGGCATCCTCGCGCTCTCCGGCCTCGCGGCCGCGGCAGCCGGACCCGCGTCGATCATCGCCGTCGCGGCCGTCCTGCTGCTCTCGATCCCGCTCGCCGGGACCTTCGCGGCGCTCGCCGCGCGGTATCCCGACGCCGGCGGGGTGGCGACCTTCGTGCGCCGCGCGCTCGGCGACACCGCGGCGCGGATGACCGGGTACTGGTTCTACTTCGGCGTCGGCGTCGGATACCCCGTGCTCGCGGTGCTCGGCGGAGAGTACGTCGTCGCCGTGCTCGGCGTCGACCGGGCCGCCGTGCCGTTCGTCGGCCTCGCGATCGCCGTGCTGCCCTTCATCTCCAACTGGTTCGGCCTGCGGGTCGCCGGCTGGGTGCAGTTCGTCCTCACGGGCATGCTCGTCGCCGTCGTGGTCTTCGTGGTCGCGGTGAGCTTCCCGGCGGTCGACGCATCGAACTTCCAGCCGTTCCTGCCGTACGGCTGGGCCGGCGTCGGCACCGCGATCAGCCTGTTCCTGTGGGCGTTCGCCGGGTGGGAGGTCGGCACGCACGTGGCGGGGGAGTTCAGGAACCCGCGCAAGGTGATCCCGCTCGCGACCGGCATCGCGATCGTCGTCGTCGGCGTGGCGTACCTCGCGCTCCAGGTCGTGACCGTCGGCGTGCTCGGCACCGGTGCGGGCGACACCCCCGTGCCGCTGCTGGCCATCGTGCAGGAGTCGGCGCCCGGGGTCGGCCCAGTGTTCGTCGCCATCGTCGCCGCGATCGTCACCACCGGCGTCGCGAACGCCTACGTGCCCGCCTTCGGCAAGCTCGGCGCCGCCCTCGGGCGCGACGGCGACCTGCCGCGGTGGTTCGCGAAGGGCGCCGAGCCGGGCGCGATCCCGCGCCGGGCCCTCGCCGTGACCGGCCTGCTCGCGGGCGTCTACTTCGTGCTCATGCTGCTGAACGGGCTCCAGCTCGAGACGTTCATCCTGATCCACACCGCGAACATGGCCGCCATCTACTTCGCCGGGATGCTCGCCGCCACGCTCCTGCTGCGCCGGTGGTCGTTCGGCTGGTGGCTGGCGGTCGTCGCGACGGTGCTCACCGCCGGACTCCTCGTGCTCGCCGGGAGCCACCTGGTCGTGCCGGGGCTCCTCGCGGCCGTCGCCGTCGCCGTCACCGTGATCCGCCGCCTCCGCCTCCGCGGCGGCCGCAACGCCCGTGCCACCCGCAACCGACCCGAGAGGGAACGCACCGCATGA